One genomic window of Bicyclus anynana chromosome 10, ilBicAnyn1.1, whole genome shotgun sequence includes the following:
- the LOC112056738 gene encoding WD repeat-containing protein 36, which translates to MAETNSRSQIFAGARVLGYVSTHVPFVSRFIKRRGETLLCTSVGKWFHTYGCDKFRLLSVSGEHPGPITCMSGDSFHVYTASENDIYAWRRGCELKHVYKGHQAPVHKILPFGVHIITIDEDNVLKIFDIKDESEFLDLRFETKHFQITTICHPPTYLNKILLGSKQGQLQLWNIRTSKLVHTFTGWNSRVVVTEPAPAIDVVAIALANGKIILHNIRYDQIVMEFVHDWGTVTSLSFRMDGAPIMVTGSVKGNLVMWDLEEKKVMSQIQSAHYSSVAGLQCLSSEPLMVTNSQDNSLKMWIFDMPDGGARLLKKREGHSLPPNLVRYCEPTGENILAAGKDSSLHILNTVTETFNKSMGRATKNKKASKKKKKHQVDNHMLPAITQLSSCMQRDKQWDSIASLHENKYLASTWSYNNICMGKHILKPPEVEKGVIATCLTVTHCGNFVIIGYSNGQVHKFNMQSGIYRGHYGKQNTGAHKGALRGVETDLCNQRVITAGADDKLKFWHFKDAAAPYHVLRLEESVNMTKCHRDSGLLALANEDFTITLVDIDTMNIVRRFEGHVGKINDIDFDCQSRWLVSTSMDCTICTWDIPSGQLVDIFSVEQPCTSLSMSPTGDFLASTHVGELGVFLWANKLLYDKVFLRPVDRNAIDVPRLKLPSTAAEKPDIEDIGVIDLNEEVEYKSPEQISEELLTLSGQPTSRWLNLLNLDIVKRRNKPKTSLTVSKSAPFFLPTIPSLELEFDLEKDKLNSEKKLLMSESLSTLTPFAKKLNACENYTEYKECLEKLKTLSPSSIEAEVTSMAPDVGGTIDVMKQFLKMIDVLLKSNRDFELAQSYLSLFLKMHTKTISENAELRETLESVEQSATEAWSKLQSHLLYNICVVKALKDM; encoded by the exons ATGGCAGAAACGAACAGTCGTAGTCAAATATTCGCCGGTGCAAGAGTTTTAGGTTATGTTAGTACACATGTACCATTCGTATCTAGATTTATTAAGAGACGAGGCGAAACATTGTTGTGCACTAGTGTAGGAAAGTGGTTTCATACGTACGGATGCGATAAATTCCGTTTATTAAGTGTAAGTGGTGAACATCCAGGACCCATAACATGTATGAGTGGTGACAGTTTTCACGTTTACACGGCGAGTGAAAATGATATTTACGCATGGAGACGCGGTTGTGAACTCAAACACGTATACAAAGGACATCAGGCACCTGTACACAAGATCTTACCTTTCGGCGTACACATAATAACAATCGACGAAGACAATGTGCTGAAAATATTCGATATCAAAGACGAATCAGAGTTTCTGGACCTTCGGTTTGAAACAAAACACTTCCAAATAACGACAATATGCCATCCACCTACGTATCTCAATAAGATATTGCTCGGTAGCAAACAGGGTCAGTTGCAGCTATGGAATATTAGAACTTCAAAATTAGTACACACATTCACTGGATGGAACTCTAGAGTCGTTGTAACAGAGCCGGCCCCGGCGATAGATGTTGTAGCTATTGCTTTAGCAAATGGGAAAATTATCCTTCATAATATTCGCTATGATCAGATTGTTATGGAATTTGTTCATGACTGGGGTACAGTAACTTCTTTGTCGTTCAGAATGGATGGTGCACCTATAATGGTCACTGGTAGTGTTAAGGGAAACTTAGTTATGTGGGATTTGGAAGAGAAAAAAGTAATGTCACAGATACAGTCAGCACATTATTCAAGTGTGGCAGGCTTACAATGTTTGAGCTCTGAGCCTTTGATGGTGACCAATTCTCAAGATAACTCTCTGAAGATGTGGATATTTGATATGCCTGATGGTGGTGCAAGGTTGCTGAAAAAAAG AGAGGGTCATTCTTTACCACCAAATCTTGTGAGGTATTGTGAGCCAACTGGTGAAAACATTCTCGCAGCAGGCAAAGACAGCAGCCTACATATTTTGAACACTGTCACTGAGACATTCAACAAGAGCATGGGCAGggcaacaaaaaacaaaaaggcTTCTaagaaaaaaa aaaaacatCAAGTTGACAATCACATGCTACCAGCAATAACACAGTTAAGTTCCTGTATGCAAAGAGACAAGCAGTGGGACAGTATTGCATCCCTTCACGAGAACAAGTACCTTGCAAGCACATGGTCCTATAACAACATCTGTATGGGCAAGCATATACTGAAACCCCCAGAGGTAGAGAAGGGTGTAATAGCAACTTGTTTGACTGTTACACATTGtggaaattttgtaattatag GCTACAGTAATGGTCAGGTTCACAAGTTCAACATGCAGTCTGGTATATACAGAGGTCACTATGGTAAACAAAACACTGGTGCACATAAAGGAGCCCTAAGAGGAGTGGAGACAGATTTGTGCAATCAAAGAGTGATTACAGCTGGAGCAGACGACAAACTGAAGTTTTGGCATTTTAAAGATG CTGCAGCACCTTACCATGTGTTAAGGTTAGAAGAATCTGTAAATATGACTAAATGCCATAGAGACAGTGGGTTACTGGCGTTAGCAAATGAGGACTTCACTATTACACTAGTAGATATTGACACTATgaatattgtgaggaggtttgaAGGCCATGTGGGGAAGATCAATGACATAGATTTTGATTGCCAAAGTCG ATGGCTGGTAAGTACATCAATGGACTGCACAATTTGTACTTGGGATATACCGAGTGGACAACTTGTGGATATATTCTCG GTAGAACAGCCATGCACCTCGCTCAGTATGTCCCCAACGGGCGATTTTCTGGCGAGCACACACGTGGGGGAGCTCGGCGTGTTCCTCTGGGCCAACAAGCTGCTCTACGACAAAGTCTTCCTCCGACCCGTCGATAGAAATGCTATTGATGTTCCGCGATTGA AACTGCCATCAACCGCTGCAGAAAAGCCAGACATAGAAGACATTGGTGTAATCGATTTGAACGAAGAAGTTGAATACAAATCACCAGAACAGATCAGTGAGGAACTGCTAACTCTATCCGGTCAACCGACATCAAGATGGCTGAATTTACTCAATTTAGACATTGTTAAAAGACGGAACAAGCCAAAAACATCACTGACAGTGTCAAAATCAGCACCATTCTTCTTACCAACGATACCCAGTCTCGAACTAGAGTTTGATTTAGAGAAAGATAAACTAAACTCAGAGAAAAAGCTTCTAATGTCTGAGTCTTTATCAACTTTAACACCATTTGCCAAGAAGTTAAACGCGTGCGAAAATTACACAGAATATAAAGAATGTTTGGAAAAGTTGAAAACACTGTCGCCATCTTCGATTGAAGCGGAAGTGACGAGTATGGCGCCGGATGTTGGCGGAACTATAGATGTCATGAAACAATTCCTCAAAATGATCGATGTTTTACTAAAATCGAACAGAGATTTCGAATTGGCGCAATCGTATTTGAGTTTGTttttgaaaatgcacacaaaaacGATTTCGGAAAATGCGGAACTGAGGGAAACTCTCGAATCTGTAGAACAGTCGGCAACGGAAGCGTGGTCCAAATTGCAAAGTCATTTGTTATACAACATTTGTGTTGTTAAAGCCTTGAAAGATAtgtaa